The following coding sequences are from one Nicotiana tomentosiformis chromosome 3, ASM39032v3, whole genome shotgun sequence window:
- the LOC138907409 gene encoding uncharacterized protein: MDLGCSDRSPLSITFEDNEDKVPKPFKFLNHLVEHKDFLSIVSVAWQGSNEESTMKDVWKRLKKVKQAMKKLNNTKYIAVREKIKQYRKQLYELKEQIRDPGQYENIVIAEKDIKIFLEQDQELNKEQRRSGADKTRDWREVLGFHKQLLGSAAESLPVINPVVMRDGPLDLLGISDSKASGCDGFNVLFFKKEWPMVGSKITDAVMEFFSSSNMYQPINCTIVTLVLKVITNRLQGIMDDIVARNQSVFVPGRLINDNIILSHELVKGYGRKVLSPRCMLKVDMKKAYDSIEWDYIKQVLKSLQVPGKFVQ, encoded by the exons ATGGATCTAGGATGTTCTGATCGCTCTCCTCTTAGTATTACATTTGAAGATAATGAAGATAAAGTCCCCAAACCTTTCAAGTTTCTAAACCATCTAGTAGAACACAAAGACTTTCTATCTATAGTTAGTGTAGCATGGCAAGGGAGTAATGAAGAAAGTACTATGAAAGATGTGTGGAAGAGACTGAAAAAAGTGAAGCAAGCTATGAAAAAGCTTAATAATACAAAGTATATTGCAGTAAGAGAAAAGATTAAACAATATAGGAAGCAACTGTATGAATTAAAGGAACAAATAAGGGACCCTGGACAATATGAGAATATAGTTATAGCAGAAAAGGACATAAAG ATATTCTTAGAACAAGATCAAGAGCTTAATAAGGAGCAACGGAGAAGTGGCGCAGACAAAACAAGAGATTGGAGAGAAGTGCTTGGTTTCCATAAGCAACTATTGGGATCAGCAGCTGAAAGTTTGCCTGTTATTAATCCAGTAGTTATGAGGGATGGACCATTG GATCTGCTTGGTATTAGTGATAGCAAAGCATCTGGTTGTGATGGATTCAATGTACTATTTTTCAAAAAGGAATGGCCTATGGTTGGGAGCAAGATAACAGATGCAGTGATGGAATTCTTCTCAAGTAGTAACATGTATCAGCCTATCAATTGCACAATAGTTACCCTGGTGCTTAAG GTGATAACAAACAGACTGCAGGGCATAATGGATGATATAGTAGCTAGAAATCAGTCTGTATTTGTGCCTGGCAGATTGATAAATGACAACATAATTCTGAGTCATGAACTTGTTAAAGGATATGGTAGGAAAGTATTATCTCCAAGATGCATGTTGAAAGTTGATATGAAGAAGGCCTACGACTCTATTGAATGGGATTATATAAAACAAGTCCTAAAGAGTCTGCAAGTACCAGGAAAATTTGTTCAATAG
- the LOC104111323 gene encoding protein POLYCHOME isoform X1: protein MAVFVKMTEARDRISRTEDLMDIYSRRRRTTVRNEGGGIVIFQDEQEDASATRAIFRPGTAAARVGLGGGGRGGIGRRVNFGTPRRNSHRTPARVIGRENISPSGRGRGRGGQHIVLPSWYPRTPLRDITSIVRAIERRRARFGESEGQQLESPIPQNQTVLDPSESTSGAQLEHDNSFMTPHPTIRSRLYPKSVGKVPKILLDITHQNDSGDLDCLTPQRKLLNSIDKVEKAVMEELHKLKRTPTAKKQEREKRVRTLMSMR from the exons ATGGCAG TTTTTGTAAAAATGACGGAGGCAAGAGATAGAATATCAAGGACGGAGGATCTAATGGACATCTATAGTCGTCGACGGAGGACAACTGTAAGGAATGAAGGAGGCGGCATTGTGATTTTTCAGGATGAACAAGAGGATGCGTCGGCTACTAGAGCAATTTTTCGGCCAGGGACTGCAGCGGCGAGGGTGGGTTTGGGTGGTGGTGGTAGGGGTGGTATTGGTAGAAGAGTTAATTTTGGGACGCCAAGACGGAACTCACATAGAACGCCGGCTAGGGTGATTGGTCGAGAGAACATTTCGCCGTCAGGCCGGGGACGAGGGCGAGGAGGACAGCATATTGTGCTTCCTTCTTGGTATCCAAGAACTCCTCTTCGCGATATCACTTCCATTGTGAGG GCTATTGAAAGAAGAAGAGCTCGCTTTGGAGAGAGCGAAGGCCAACAACTTGAGAGTCCAATACCACAGAACCAGACTGTTCTTGATCCTTCTGAATCTACATCAGGTGCTCAACTTGAGCACGATAATTCATTTATGACTCCACATCCTACAATTAGAAGCAGGCTTTATCCCAAATCTGTAGGTAAAGTGCCAAAGATATTGCTCGATATCACCCATCAGAACGACTCTGGAGACTTGGATTGCCTCACACCACAGAGAAAGCTGCTAAACTCAATTGACAAAGTTGAGAAAGCAGTGATGGAAGAACTGCATAAGTTGAAGAGGACTCCCACTGCTAAGAAACAAGAGAGGGAAAAAAGAGTTAGGACTTTAATGTCCATGCGCTGA
- the LOC104111323 gene encoding protein POLYCHOME isoform X2, translating to MTEARDRISRTEDLMDIYSRRRRTTVRNEGGGIVIFQDEQEDASATRAIFRPGTAAARVGLGGGGRGGIGRRVNFGTPRRNSHRTPARVIGRENISPSGRGRGRGGQHIVLPSWYPRTPLRDITSIVRAIERRRARFGESEGQQLESPIPQNQTVLDPSESTSGAQLEHDNSFMTPHPTIRSRLYPKSVGKVPKILLDITHQNDSGDLDCLTPQRKLLNSIDKVEKAVMEELHKLKRTPTAKKQEREKRVRTLMSMR from the exons ATGACGGAGGCAAGAGATAGAATATCAAGGACGGAGGATCTAATGGACATCTATAGTCGTCGACGGAGGACAACTGTAAGGAATGAAGGAGGCGGCATTGTGATTTTTCAGGATGAACAAGAGGATGCGTCGGCTACTAGAGCAATTTTTCGGCCAGGGACTGCAGCGGCGAGGGTGGGTTTGGGTGGTGGTGGTAGGGGTGGTATTGGTAGAAGAGTTAATTTTGGGACGCCAAGACGGAACTCACATAGAACGCCGGCTAGGGTGATTGGTCGAGAGAACATTTCGCCGTCAGGCCGGGGACGAGGGCGAGGAGGACAGCATATTGTGCTTCCTTCTTGGTATCCAAGAACTCCTCTTCGCGATATCACTTCCATTGTGAGG GCTATTGAAAGAAGAAGAGCTCGCTTTGGAGAGAGCGAAGGCCAACAACTTGAGAGTCCAATACCACAGAACCAGACTGTTCTTGATCCTTCTGAATCTACATCAGGTGCTCAACTTGAGCACGATAATTCATTTATGACTCCACATCCTACAATTAGAAGCAGGCTTTATCCCAAATCTGTAGGTAAAGTGCCAAAGATATTGCTCGATATCACCCATCAGAACGACTCTGGAGACTTGGATTGCCTCACACCACAGAGAAAGCTGCTAAACTCAATTGACAAAGTTGAGAAAGCAGTGATGGAAGAACTGCATAAGTTGAAGAGGACTCCCACTGCTAAGAAACAAGAGAGGGAAAAAAGAGTTAGGACTTTAATGTCCATGCGCTGA
- the LOC138907410 gene encoding DEK domain-containing chromatin-associated protein 3-like: protein MDNDDQKSENERDSGEDKKSEAEDKIDEQVDDSGEEEKNSEEEGDDEESEEDNENIGGESEGSMAIGNTVIAPSEDASREKRTEGIGPLSTPFTRDEEVSNDEDNLSMSAVGKKNKKTLMKATKFVIHGRKEMVLPARTPLTRSKIKVVDEQIIKESRGSKKPRKKVSIVELVVELDAEDESNSALPEKSSAQKRKAFKSTKIATPSKRANRGKERKSVPVVVDKLTEFRN from the exons ATGGATAATGATGATCAAAAGAGTGAGAATGAGAGAGATTCTGGCGAGGATAAGAAGAGTGAGGCAGAAGATAAGATAGATGAACAAGTGGATGATTCTGGAGAGGAAGAAAAGAATAGTGAGGAAGAAG GAGATGATGAAGAGAGTGAGGAAGATAATGAGAATATAGGTGGGGAATCTGAAGGCTCTATGGCTATTGGGAACACTGTCATAGCCCCTTCAGAGGACGCAAGTAGAGAGAAAAGGACTGAAGGGATTGGGCCTTTGTCAACTCCTTTCACTAGAGATGAGGAGGTCAGCAATGATGAGGACAATTTATCCATGTCTGCAGTAGGGAAGAAAAACAAGAAGACCCTTATGAAAGCAACAAAGTTTGTTATCCATGGAAGAAAAGAAATGGTTCTTCCTGCTAGGACTCCTCTAACAAGGAGTAAAATAAAGGTTGTTGATGAACAAATCATTAAGGAGTCCAGAGGTTCCAAGAAGCCAAGGAAGAAAGTTTCAATTGTGGAACTTGTTGTTGAGTTGGATGCAGAAGATGAATCTAATTCTGCTCTGCCAGAAAAGTCATCAGCACAAAAGAGGAAGGCTTTCAAATCTACAAAGATTGCTACCCCATCTAAAAGGGCCAATAGAGGAAAGGAAAGAAAGAGTGTGCCTGTTGTAGTTGATAAGCTCACTGAGTTCAGGAACTAA
- the LOC138907411 gene encoding uncharacterized protein, which yields MMKSLSIDMPLVEALGQMPGYEKFMKDLVTKKRSMNCETIKMTHKVSAIVHSMAPTLSQSLALLDAPNFAKALCDLGASIKLMPYSVFKTLRIGQPRPISIEVTNDRSYYEESLDIIDDVLVHVDKFILPKDFMILDCKVDYEVPIILGRPFLAMGKTFVDVEAGVLTFWVGDEKVVFHVCKSMRQPNSNRVCSFVDLVTDVIVDDVSAIMNVDDTLEDVLLNHDDDEKDDYVECVNALQGMGSYTYGPRKLSLDLENRKTPPTKPSIKEPPTLELKPLPSHLKYVFLGPCSSLPIIISSCLTNVQVDSTLAVLQNRKKAIDGHWRIFRV from the coding sequence atgatgaagagcttatccattgatatgccattggttgaggcattGGGACAAATGCCTGGTTATGAAAAGTTCATgaaagatttggtgacaaagaaaagatctatgaattgtgaaactatcaagatgacacataaagtgagtgctattgtgcactcaatggctccgacgctttcacaatcccttgcactattggatGCGCCCaactttgccaaagctctatgtgatctaggggcgagtatcaaattgatgccctactcggtgttcaaaactttgagaattgggcaaccaagacccatatctatTGAGGTTACGAATGACAGATCGTACTATGAAGAATCATTagatattattgatgatgtgctggttcatgttgataagttcattctcccGAAGGACTTTATGATTCTTGATTGcaaagtggactatgaggtgcctattatcttgggtagacctttccttgctatggggaagacttttgttgatgtggaagccggtgtgCTCACCTTttgggtgggcgatgaaaaggtagttttccatgtgtgcaaatctatgaggcaaccgaatagcaacagagtttgttcgtttgtggatttagtgaccgatgtgattgttgatgatgttaGTGCCATCATGAATGTTGATGACACTTTGGAGGacgtattgcttaatcatgatgatgatgagaaggatgactatgtggaatgtgtaaatgcattacaaggaatggggtcgtataccTATGGACCgcgaaaattgtccttagatcttgagaaccggaagactcctccaacaaagccctcaatcaaggagcctcccactttggagttaaagccattgccttcacatctcaAGTATGTGTTTCTTGGCCCATGTTCTTCTTTACCTATTATtatttcctcttgcttgactaacgtgcaggtagattctactttggcggtgcttcaAAATAGGAAGAAAGCTATAGATGGACACTGGCGGATATTCAGGGTATAA